The following coding sequences are from one Eptesicus fuscus isolate TK198812 chromosome 7, DD_ASM_mEF_20220401, whole genome shotgun sequence window:
- the LOC103285512 gene encoding olfactory receptor 8S1, producing the protein MEIGNITTVTEFVLLGLSNNPQIQVVLFVLFLVIYLLTLTENLLMLLVIRADSHLHTPMYFFLSHLSFLDAFYSSIIVPKLLENLLSKWKTISLLGCFTQIFLVIFSGTTEACLLSVMAYDRFQAVCHPLLYMVAMDRKVCTGLVAASWAVGMGSGLVNTLLLAQQNFCGPNIIHSFVCELPSVLLLACSDSYISIASILTTVGVLGFGTLVLLLGSYTRIIMTALRINSALGRSKIFSTCSSHVLVVTIFYGSGVFRYMTPASGSVLEQVLSMQYSVVTPLLNPLIYSLKNQEVKAALRRMLARQPRLT; encoded by the exons ATGGAAATTGGCAACATAACCACAGTCACCGAGTTTGTTCTCCTAGGACTATCCAACAACCCTCAGATCCAGGTAGTACTCTTTGTACTGTTCCTGGTGATTTACCTCCTGACCCTCACAGAGAacctgctgatgctgctggtgaTCAGAGCTGAttcccacctccacacccccatgtacttcttcctgaGTCACCTCTCCTTCCTGGATGCTTTCTATTCCTCAATCATTGTGCCTAAACTGCTAGAGAACCTTCTTTCCAAGTGGAAGACTATATCCCTTCTTGGGTGTTTCACCCAGATTTTCTTGGTCATATTTTCTGGAACCACTGAAGCTTGCCTCCTTTCAGTCATGGCCTATGACCGGTTCCAGGCTGTGTGCCACCCACTGTTGTACATGGTGGCTATGGACAGGAAGGTGTGTACTGGCCTGGTGGCAGCATCTTGGGCCGTAGGAATGGGGAGTGGCCTTGTTAACACCCTTCTCCTGGCTCAACAGAACTTCTGTGGCCCCAACATCATCCACAGTTTTGTCTGCGAGCTTCCGTCAGTGCTCCTTTTGGCCTGTTCTGACTCCTACATTAGCATCGCCTCCATCCTGACAACCGTGGGGGTCCTGGGCTTTGGCACCCTTGTCCTGTTGCTGGGTTCCTACACCCGTATCATCATGACAGCCCTGAGGATCAACTCTGCCCTGGGTCGGAGCAAGATCTTCTCCACCTGCTCTTCTCACGTTCTTGTGGTCACCATCTTTTACGGTTCAGGAGTTTTCAG GTACATGACTCCAGCCTCTGGTTCAGTCCTGGAGCAAGTGCTCTCCATGCAGTACAGTGTGGTGACGCCTCTGCTCAACCCCCTCATCTACAGTCTGAAGAACCAGGAGGTGAAGGCAGCTCTGAGGAGGATGCTGGCCAGGCAGCCCAGGCTGACCTAA
- the LALBA gene encoding alpha-lactalbumin — protein sequence MNPKVNDHAWNSLWTEKKQYLAKQFTKCELSQVLKDMDGYGGVTLPEWICNIFHISGYDTQTIVNNNGKTEYGLFQINNKLWCRDNQIQSRNICDISCDKFLDDDITDDMICAKKILDSEGIDYWLPHKPLCSEKLEQWLCEKL from the exons GATCATGCTTGGAACTCTCTCTGGACAGAGAAAAAACAATACCTG GCCAAGCAATTTACAAAATGTGAGCTGTCCCAGGTGCTGAAAGACATGGATGGCTATGGAGGCGTCACTCTACCTGAAT GGATCTGTAACATATTTCATATCAGTGGTTATGACACACAAACCATAGTCAATAACAATGGCAAGACAGAATATGGACTCTTCCAGATCAATAATAAACTTTGGTGCAGGGACAATCAGATACAGTCAAGGAACATCTGTGACATCTCCTGTGATA AATTCTTGGATGATGACATTACTGATGACATGATTTGTGCCAAGAAGATCCTGGATAGTGAAGGAATTGACTACTG GTTGCCCCATAAGCCACTCTGCTCTGAGAAGCTGGAACAGTGGCTCTGCGAGAAGTTGTGA